A single genomic interval of Desulfovibrio intestinalis harbors:
- a CDS encoding AAA family ATPase produces MYIQSFHMDGFGIFSDVTVEGLGPGLSIFLGENEAGKSTCLEFLRSTLAGYPAPNSKEGKLIPGALRGGSAGGSLTLYTGEDSLMRLTRRPGGGANGQVSLTDNQGKPLDEDVLRRLLSGVSRDVYRNVFGFSLTELEHMGNLTGESVRHALYGASFGPGLRAPGEVLNILKKQNDEIFKSGGSKPPLNQALKQLNDLRQRMAELRQQQAGFDELARELDEKREELVAARGYKAQLEEERRLLERRLGVWLQWNEWRMVCAALERLGPVNETFPEDGQARLARAQEAREICERHLAARTEKLNLMRERRDAVQLDLPLLDALPALRRMAERKSGFRQASTALPAQKDRCRRAEEDLARELARLGPDWSCDRIRQTDRSLFAREDLEKQAREMTASVSAHQAAVDTLNQCNREVETAERDVASFQKDLAVLPTPVAALDDDQRDTLRQALTRQEEARRQIPLRQRAVQEARTTFARALTPLRLSGVGATDASDTAVATLDALLTRQDEALELAASVQERLEHASEAALAVQQAEEQMASVKGRMDALREEQRGKNGPTREDLDGRTAALRSLRALSSSLGTERQRLDEVDARLENEPPVKSVKNLPLLILGLIFFVAGVGMLLTYWRLGLTTISLAEGMDLPVNLWSGYLILLCGVGFLAGGLPHNGPEAKRRKKELTNLQNRRETCANHVAELEEQARQLCQTAHVQSMDMVTLEATEVLLEREREQCFHEERARKDMEGLKRATDLARTEVSRRQALCQEVEGVVQQTRRRWHEFMLTLKVGNVPAPEGAAAFFARAESARLAFSGVAAAQAELKSLEDDLARTEERMRQVAAVAERLPTVTDTASSLQTEESLSDILAETARQILESCREADAAREQRIKAEAALQNAENDRQRSRTRQNEATNELRAAEERLNTARSQWAHCLEGLGLGTDLDPETVREAFKYMENCLAAESALERAHLEQAQSLAELAALRDPLSQLLVSLNRSPVIDSNEEPDWLASLDATLEAAEDMAIAQTRRHGLDQELAELVSEARAAEAALDSAAHAERSLLALASAVDSEDFLRQAARHEEQRNLAHRKVDLEDALRLAADKCPLEEFLAQFETESQETQEKRCTNIKDELAQLQDREQELGDRVSTLRSGVEALSHNDELAQLQQEAATLEESMQRMAFDWSRKALARAILEAAKNNFERERQPEVIRLASEIFARITGRRWLGISASLEDKTLSILPAQGEALAPENLSRGAREQAYLALRLAYIKNHAAHALPLPIIMDEVLVNFDPQRAERTARAFVDLTDAGSSNGHQLLYFTCQPHMVELLRKAEPTAALFHVEQGQIWAA; encoded by the coding sequence ATGTATATCCAGTCCTTTCATATGGACGGATTCGGCATTTTTTCTGATGTGACTGTAGAAGGTCTTGGCCCCGGTCTTTCCATTTTTTTGGGTGAAAACGAAGCAGGCAAGTCTACATGCCTGGAATTCTTGCGCTCGACACTGGCAGGGTATCCAGCTCCCAACAGTAAAGAAGGAAAGCTCATACCTGGCGCGCTTCGCGGCGGCAGCGCGGGTGGCAGCCTGACACTATATACTGGTGAAGACTCACTGATGCGCCTTACGCGCCGCCCCGGCGGCGGGGCAAACGGGCAGGTCTCTCTCACAGACAATCAGGGTAAACCGCTTGATGAAGATGTTTTGCGCCGGCTGCTCTCAGGTGTCAGCCGCGATGTTTACCGTAATGTCTTCGGCTTCAGCCTCACCGAGCTGGAGCATATGGGCAACCTCACCGGAGAAAGCGTGCGGCACGCTCTGTATGGGGCCAGCTTTGGCCCTGGCCTGCGCGCCCCTGGCGAAGTACTCAACATCCTGAAAAAACAGAACGACGAAATTTTTAAATCTGGCGGTAGCAAACCTCCTCTCAATCAGGCCCTCAAACAGCTCAACGACCTGCGTCAGCGCATGGCCGAACTGCGTCAGCAGCAAGCCGGATTTGACGAACTGGCCAGAGAATTGGATGAAAAACGCGAAGAGTTGGTTGCAGCGCGCGGCTATAAGGCCCAGTTGGAAGAAGAAAGGCGATTGCTCGAACGGCGTTTGGGCGTTTGGCTCCAATGGAATGAGTGGCGTATGGTCTGCGCTGCCCTGGAGCGGCTTGGTCCTGTCAATGAAACTTTTCCTGAAGACGGGCAGGCCCGCCTGGCCCGTGCTCAAGAAGCCCGCGAAATCTGCGAACGCCATTTGGCCGCCCGCACCGAAAAACTGAACCTCATGCGTGAACGCCGCGATGCGGTGCAACTTGATTTACCACTGCTGGACGCCCTGCCAGCACTGCGACGCATGGCCGAGCGCAAAAGCGGCTTCCGTCAGGCGTCAACTGCGCTGCCTGCGCAGAAGGACCGCTGCCGTCGCGCAGAGGAAGACCTTGCCCGAGAACTTGCGCGCCTTGGCCCTGACTGGAGTTGTGACCGCATCCGTCAAACCGACCGCTCGCTTTTTGCCCGCGAGGATCTTGAAAAACAAGCCCGCGAAATGACGGCGTCGGTTTCAGCCCATCAGGCCGCAGTGGACACATTGAACCAATGCAATCGCGAGGTGGAAACAGCCGAGCGTGATGTGGCCTCTTTCCAGAAAGATCTTGCCGTATTGCCTACACCGGTAGCTGCACTTGACGACGATCAGCGGGACACTTTGCGTCAGGCTTTGACCCGGCAGGAAGAAGCGCGCCGCCAGATACCATTGCGGCAACGTGCAGTGCAAGAAGCCCGCACGACGTTTGCTCGTGCTCTTACCCCACTGAGGCTTTCTGGCGTAGGCGCTACAGATGCCAGTGACACTGCTGTCGCCACACTCGACGCGCTGCTGACCCGGCAAGATGAAGCTCTGGAACTGGCGGCCAGTGTACAGGAACGGCTGGAGCATGCCTCTGAAGCAGCCCTGGCAGTACAGCAAGCTGAAGAGCAGATGGCTTCTGTCAAAGGCCGGATGGATGCCCTGCGCGAAGAACAAAGAGGTAAAAATGGCCCCACACGCGAAGATCTTGATGGACGCACAGCAGCGTTACGTTCTTTGCGCGCCCTGTCTTCATCACTCGGCACAGAAAGGCAAAGACTGGATGAAGTGGACGCGCGACTGGAAAACGAGCCGCCTGTCAAGAGTGTCAAAAATCTTCCTCTCCTGATTTTGGGGTTGATTTTCTTTGTAGCTGGCGTCGGCATGCTGCTTACATACTGGCGTCTTGGCCTCACGACCATCTCGCTGGCAGAGGGCATGGATTTGCCCGTCAACCTTTGGTCTGGCTACCTTATTTTGCTCTGTGGCGTGGGCTTTTTGGCTGGCGGCCTGCCGCACAACGGTCCTGAAGCGAAGCGTCGCAAAAAAGAGCTGACCAACCTTCAGAACCGCCGCGAAACATGTGCCAACCATGTGGCTGAACTCGAAGAGCAGGCACGGCAACTCTGCCAGACTGCACACGTTCAGAGCATGGATATGGTCACTCTTGAAGCTACCGAAGTGCTGCTGGAAAGAGAACGCGAACAGTGCTTTCATGAAGAGCGGGCGCGAAAGGATATGGAAGGCCTCAAGCGTGCGACAGACCTCGCTCGTACCGAGGTAAGCAGACGTCAGGCACTGTGTCAGGAAGTTGAAGGAGTCGTGCAACAAACCCGGCGCCGTTGGCATGAGTTTATGCTTACGCTCAAAGTTGGCAACGTTCCTGCCCCTGAGGGCGCTGCGGCCTTTTTTGCCAGAGCAGAATCAGCGCGGCTGGCATTTAGTGGCGTGGCTGCTGCTCAAGCTGAACTCAAATCCCTTGAAGATGACCTTGCGCGAACTGAAGAACGCATGCGCCAAGTCGCCGCAGTGGCGGAACGCCTTCCAACTGTGACCGATACTGCAAGTTCGTTGCAAACGGAAGAAAGCCTTTCAGATATACTTGCAGAAACCGCCCGACAGATACTGGAATCCTGCCGGGAAGCAGATGCCGCCCGTGAACAGCGCATCAAGGCCGAGGCTGCGTTGCAAAATGCTGAAAACGACAGGCAGCGCAGCAGAACAAGGCAAAACGAAGCCACAAACGAGCTGCGTGCGGCTGAAGAACGCCTTAACACGGCTCGCAGCCAATGGGCACATTGTCTTGAAGGACTTGGGCTGGGTACGGATCTTGACCCGGAAACGGTTCGCGAAGCTTTCAAGTATATGGAAAATTGTCTGGCTGCGGAATCCGCACTCGAGCGCGCCCATCTGGAGCAGGCGCAAAGCCTGGCAGAATTGGCTGCCCTGCGCGATCCCTTGTCTCAGCTGCTTGTCAGCCTGAACCGATCTCCCGTAATCGACAGTAACGAAGAACCTGATTGGCTGGCCAGCCTTGACGCCACTCTCGAGGCGGCAGAAGATATGGCCATTGCGCAGACCCGTCGGCACGGTCTGGACCAGGAACTGGCGGAGCTAGTAAGCGAAGCTCGGGCTGCAGAGGCCGCACTGGATTCAGCCGCGCACGCAGAACGCAGTCTTTTGGCCCTGGCCAGTGCTGTGGATTCTGAAGATTTCTTGCGACAGGCCGCCCGGCATGAAGAACAGCGTAACCTTGCCCACCGCAAGGTTGATCTTGAAGACGCTTTGCGGTTGGCTGCCGATAAGTGCCCCCTGGAAGAATTTTTGGCTCAATTTGAAACTGAAAGTCAAGAAACGCAGGAAAAACGCTGTACCAACATTAAAGATGAGCTAGCTCAACTTCAGGACAGAGAACAGGAATTGGGCGACAGAGTGAGTACGCTACGCTCTGGCGTCGAAGCCCTGTCTCATAACGATGAGTTGGCGCAACTGCAGCAGGAAGCTGCCACGCTGGAAGAAAGCATGCAACGCATGGCTTTTGACTGGAGCCGCAAGGCATTGGCGCGGGCGATTCTTGAAGCAGCAAAAAACAATTTTGAGCGAGAACGGCAACCTGAGGTTATTCGCCTCGCTTCAGAAATTTTTGCACGCATTACAGGGCGGCGCTGGTTGGGTATAAGCGCATCACTTGAGGACAAGACCTTAAGTATCCTGCCTGCACAGGGTGAAGCCCTTGCTCCGGAAAACCTTAGCAGAGGCGCACGCGAACAGGCCTACCTTGCGCTCCGCCTGGCTTACATCAAAAACCACGCAGCTCACGCCCTGCCCCTGCCCATAATTATGGATGAAGTACTCGTCAACTTTGACCCCCAAAGAGCTGAGCGTACAGCCCGTGCTTTTGTGGATTTGACTGATGCTGGAAGCAGTAACGGGCATCAACTCCTGTATTTTACATGCCAGCCCCACATGGTAGAGCTTCTGCGCAAAGCAGAGCCTACGGCAGCACTTTTTCATGTAGAGCAAGGTCAGATCTGGGCCGCCTGA
- a CDS encoding metallophosphoesterase family protein, producing the protein MDVVRYIHAADLHLDTPFRGLSREAAQGGHLARLLHEATFKALDRLFRLCETEKPDFLVLAGDVYNEEDRSVKAQLRLRDGCLRLRDAGVRVFIAHGNHDPLNSLLSSIRWPDNVTIFGPEVERHVVEKNGKALAVVHGISHAKAREGRNLARLFRREFEQPCFQLGVMHCTVDGETKADRYAPCSLDDLKDTGLDAWALGHVHERRTLSQEPFVAYSGNSQGLHVNEAGPRGCLLVTARAENLQAGQSDTASSWQCQADFVRLGPVQWTTLDLDMNGIEQLDQVENRLVQSLDQAAADTDPGCEALLARVRLYGSTSLDAILRDSNNQEDLLERLGHLASGTPGVWVKDLRIDTIPAIDHVQYLQREDLLGETLRMAQRMSESHEALQEVAGPALAPLFTHGQLRKILAQPDDTQMQALLDEAQRLCTDLLEVR; encoded by the coding sequence ATGGACGTTGTACGTTATATTCACGCAGCCGATTTACATCTGGACACACCCTTCCGGGGGCTTTCTCGTGAAGCCGCTCAAGGCGGCCATCTGGCGCGCTTGCTGCACGAAGCAACCTTTAAAGCACTGGATAGGCTTTTTCGCCTGTGTGAAACGGAAAAACCAGACTTTCTAGTATTGGCTGGTGACGTGTATAATGAAGAAGACCGTAGTGTTAAGGCACAGTTACGTCTGCGCGATGGATGCTTGCGCCTGCGCGATGCTGGTGTGCGCGTCTTTATCGCCCACGGTAACCATGACCCTCTCAATTCCTTGCTCTCCTCCATTCGCTGGCCCGACAATGTGACCATTTTCGGCCCTGAAGTGGAACGTCACGTTGTTGAAAAAAATGGTAAAGCATTGGCTGTTGTGCATGGCATCAGCCATGCCAAAGCCCGCGAAGGCCGTAATCTGGCACGCCTTTTTCGCCGAGAATTCGAGCAGCCTTGCTTTCAGCTTGGCGTGATGCATTGCACTGTAGATGGTGAAACAAAGGCCGACCGCTACGCCCCCTGCTCGTTGGACGATCTTAAGGACACTGGTCTGGATGCCTGGGCTCTTGGGCATGTTCACGAACGCCGCACACTGAGCCAAGAGCCTTTTGTCGCATACAGCGGCAATAGCCAGGGGCTGCACGTCAATGAGGCTGGCCCCCGGGGCTGCCTTCTGGTGACGGCCCGCGCAGAAAATCTTCAAGCCGGGCAGTCCGACACCGCGTCATCGTGGCAATGTCAGGCTGACTTTGTGCGCCTTGGCCCGGTGCAGTGGACGACTCTGGATCTGGACATGAACGGCATCGAACAACTCGATCAAGTTGAAAACCGTTTGGTCCAGAGCCTGGATCAGGCTGCCGCAGACACCGATCCCGGCTGCGAAGCCCTGCTTGCCCGCGTGCGTCTGTATGGCAGCACGTCCCTTGACGCCATCCTGCGTGACTCCAACAACCAGGAAGACCTGCTGGAACGTCTGGGGCACCTTGCCTCTGGCACGCCCGGAGTTTGGGTCAAAGATTTGCGCATAGACACCATCCCGGCAATAGACCATGTCCAATACCTGCAACGTGAAGATCTGCTTGGCGAAACGCTGCGTATGGCTCAGCGCATGAGCGAAAGCCACGAGGCATTGCAAGAGGTAGCAGGGCCAGCTCTGGCTCCGCTTTTCACCCACGGCCAGTTGCGCAAGATTCTGGCGCAACCCGATGATACTCAGATGCAGGCACTGCTTGATGAGGCCCAACGACTTTGCACTGACCTTCTGGAGGTACGCTGA